Proteins encoded in a region of the Planococcus shixiaomingii genome:
- a CDS encoding NAD(P)/FAD-dependent oxidoreductase, translating into MKSIIIIGAGILGASAAFHASKAGADVTLVDRGDAGQATGAAAGIVCPWISQRRNMAWYGLAKSGAAYYPGLIHQLEEQGEKETGYKQVGIVSIHEASKLDKMEQKAYERREDAPEMGEIRRLTSEETKQLFPYASDEYGSLYVSGAARVDGRAVRDALIGAAVKLGAKRIEGNAEFLMDGDRVTGVKIGTREFFSDSIVSTGGAWASELFGPLGLELAIVPQKAQILHLQVEGHKTEKWPVAMVPNGLYVVPFSDGRVVAGATHENDAGFDEKLTAGGVYHILNKTLDAIPGLAAAEITGAGTGFRPSTPSALPFIGQVPGHPNVYAANGLGSSGLTAGPYLGGQLAKLALGEPLDIDLSLYDIEEVFQKR; encoded by the coding sequence ATGAAATCAATCATTATTATCGGCGCTGGAATATTAGGGGCTTCAGCTGCATTCCATGCGTCTAAAGCTGGAGCGGACGTAACACTGGTCGACCGAGGAGATGCAGGCCAAGCTACCGGTGCGGCAGCAGGGATTGTTTGCCCTTGGATATCACAGCGAAGAAACATGGCCTGGTACGGGCTGGCTAAAAGTGGGGCAGCATATTATCCGGGGCTCATCCACCAGCTCGAGGAACAAGGTGAAAAAGAAACAGGTTATAAGCAAGTCGGTATTGTCAGCATCCATGAGGCGAGCAAGCTGGATAAAATGGAACAAAAAGCATATGAGCGGCGGGAAGATGCGCCGGAAATGGGAGAAATCCGCAGATTAACTTCAGAAGAAACAAAACAATTGTTTCCGTACGCTTCTGATGAATACGGATCGCTTTATGTTAGCGGTGCAGCAAGAGTGGACGGACGGGCAGTGCGTGACGCCTTAATCGGTGCGGCTGTTAAATTAGGAGCGAAGCGAATCGAGGGAAATGCCGAGTTTCTGATGGACGGTGATAGAGTGACCGGTGTGAAAATCGGAACCCGTGAATTTTTCAGTGACAGCATCGTCTCGACGGGAGGAGCTTGGGCTTCTGAGCTATTTGGACCGCTCGGACTTGAACTCGCTATCGTTCCTCAAAAAGCACAAATTCTTCATTTGCAAGTAGAGGGGCATAAAACGGAAAAATGGCCGGTCGCAATGGTACCGAACGGATTGTATGTCGTGCCGTTTTCAGATGGCCGAGTTGTGGCTGGGGCTACGCATGAAAATGACGCCGGGTTTGACGAAAAACTGACCGCAGGCGGCGTTTACCATATTCTCAATAAAACCCTGGATGCCATTCCGGGATTGGCTGCAGCGGAAATCACAGGAGCGGGAACGGGATTCCGCCCTTCAACACCAAGTGCTTTGCCATTCATCGGGCAAGTGCCGGGACATCCCAACGTCTATGCCGCTAATGGGTTGGGGTCGTCCGGTCTGACGGCTGGTCCTTATCTCGGCGGGCAACTGGCGAAACTGGCTCTCGGGGAACCTCTGGACATTGATTTGAGCCTATACGATATAGAAGAAGTTTTTCAGAAGAGGTAG
- a CDS encoding aminotransferase class V-fold PLP-dependent enzyme, producing the protein MYWCKIAQTEAEFNAIARLNYETFVEEIPQHEKNGEGLRIDSFHEQNTYVIVLSGTELVGMIALRAKRPFSLDLKIGEVEKHLPDSGKLCEIRLLAVRKAHRNGRVFFLLARALSDFCCEEGYDAAVISGTTRELKLYGQLGFRPFAEPVGKGDAVFVPMVTTRKQYGQSVAARLQTKKKTFFPGPVQLSGKLAAPFGEEAISHRSATFQAVFDEAKERLRIMASASPHFLFGSGTLANEAMIAQLANLNTKGLVLVNGEFGRRLKEQANRWKLDFDVLEEAWGEPFSARTIETAMQKSSAGWVLMVHGETSTGMLNDFETIAELCKKRGARLCVDCVSSFGAVPFSLQNVWLATAVSGKAVGTMSGVAIVFAHHHISPNESLPAYLDLGLYAKEIPFTLSYGLLKSFNQALQAYPNRYLLLQRRLDLLKRETKDWPLLSGDFPTIMTFRTDERFSGFLQAAQLSGYEMHAKSGYLKERGLFQISCIQPQFEEDLESLMKFHGVYKTYATT; encoded by the coding sequence TTGTATTGGTGCAAAATTGCCCAGACAGAAGCTGAATTCAACGCAATAGCTAGATTGAATTATGAAACCTTTGTTGAAGAAATACCTCAGCACGAAAAAAACGGAGAAGGTCTGAGGATAGACTCGTTCCACGAACAAAATACTTACGTCATTGTGTTGTCTGGCACGGAACTTGTGGGCATGATTGCCCTGCGTGCAAAGCGTCCTTTTTCATTGGACCTGAAGATTGGGGAAGTGGAGAAGCATCTTCCCGATAGTGGCAAGCTGTGCGAGATCCGGCTTCTTGCAGTCCGGAAAGCGCACCGAAATGGCCGTGTCTTTTTTCTTTTGGCTCGTGCTCTGTCGGACTTTTGCTGCGAGGAAGGGTATGATGCTGCAGTGATTTCTGGGACGACCCGGGAATTGAAGCTGTACGGTCAATTAGGCTTCCGACCGTTTGCGGAACCTGTTGGCAAAGGCGACGCAGTCTTTGTGCCGATGGTGACAACCCGCAAACAATATGGCCAATCAGTAGCAGCGCGCCTTCAAACAAAAAAGAAAACCTTTTTCCCGGGACCTGTCCAGTTAAGCGGGAAACTGGCTGCTCCGTTCGGCGAAGAAGCGATATCCCATCGCTCTGCAACTTTCCAAGCGGTTTTTGATGAAGCGAAAGAACGGTTGCGAATCATGGCGTCCGCCTCGCCGCATTTTTTGTTTGGGAGCGGGACACTGGCGAATGAAGCGATGATTGCACAGTTAGCGAATTTGAACACAAAAGGGCTTGTGCTTGTAAATGGAGAATTCGGCAGGCGGCTGAAAGAACAAGCAAACCGTTGGAAACTGGACTTTGATGTACTGGAAGAAGCATGGGGTGAGCCTTTTTCTGCTCGGACGATTGAAACTGCCATGCAAAAAAGCAGTGCCGGCTGGGTATTAATGGTCCACGGGGAAACGTCGACCGGAATGCTGAACGACTTTGAAACCATTGCGGAGTTGTGTAAGAAACGAGGAGCTAGGCTGTGTGTAGACTGCGTCAGCAGTTTCGGGGCAGTGCCATTCTCACTCCAAAACGTCTGGCTGGCCACGGCGGTCAGCGGGAAAGCGGTCGGCACGATGAGTGGGGTGGCCATTGTCTTTGCCCATCATCATATTTCACCGAATGAGAGTCTCCCTGCTTATTTGGATTTAGGCCTTTACGCCAAAGAAATTCCATTCACCTTGTCATATGGTTTATTGAAAAGTTTCAACCAGGCATTGCAAGCTTATCCGAATAGATACCTGTTACTGCAGCGGCGTCTCGACTTGCTGAAGCGCGAAACAAAAGACTGGCCGTTGCTTTCAGGCGATTTTCCGACGATCATGACTTTCCGTACGGACGAAAGGTTTAGTGGCTTTTTACAAGCTGCCCAGCTGTCAGGCTATGAAATGCATGCGAAAAGCGGCTATTTGAAAGAGCGTGGCTTGTTTCAAATTTCGTGTATCCAACCGCAGTTTGAAGAAGACTTGGAGTCGTTGATGAAATTCCATGGAGTTTACAAAACATATGCGACTACGTAA
- a CDS encoding helix-turn-helix transcriptional regulator — MATLGERIKKLRKEKGLTLQALAGESLTKGMLSLIENNKANPSMESLSYIAEQLGVDKNELLEEVSTTEMRELLHEVESLYKIEIQDPKNKFKPIIDKIKPYEKKMPYRYESARLLEIYSHCLYHAKSERWQTFLDHAEEMYEGLHMINKTADIHTFRATVKFMEHDYAQSLKMLQESRQFFDEREAVLDSLKKLDFDYLEAVMYCAVGDADNALRIMKEAVDYAKDNKIFYRINDLYRVMSFQAVLNNDQDSRNYYVKKLRLFAEFAEDEEIYHTLDLLEAHYRNSFTHEYQKAYDIVEEFLEKKCNMDISQFSLEKGKALYGLGKLDEALHWLQDHKISEYLHHPYDLSMNYEKDAYMALIYEKQGNHNLAVKHAEIAKENIEPMPDLPYKKFILDVHKKITQ; from the coding sequence GTGGCAACTTTAGGAGAACGAATCAAGAAACTACGCAAAGAAAAAGGCCTGACATTGCAGGCGCTTGCTGGGGAAAGCTTAACAAAAGGGATGCTCAGTTTGATCGAAAATAACAAAGCAAACCCTTCTATGGAGAGTTTGTCATATATAGCAGAACAGCTTGGCGTTGATAAGAATGAGTTATTGGAAGAAGTTTCGACGACTGAAATGCGTGAGCTGCTTCATGAAGTGGAAAGCCTTTATAAAATCGAAATCCAGGATCCTAAAAATAAATTCAAACCAATTATCGATAAAATAAAGCCTTACGAAAAAAAAATGCCTTACCGATATGAATCAGCAAGGCTTCTTGAAATATATAGCCACTGCCTATATCATGCAAAATCAGAACGGTGGCAGACATTTTTGGATCACGCAGAAGAAATGTACGAAGGATTGCACATGATAAACAAAACAGCCGATATCCACACGTTCCGTGCAACTGTAAAATTCATGGAACATGACTATGCCCAATCCTTGAAAATGCTTCAGGAATCCCGACAATTTTTTGATGAACGGGAAGCGGTTTTGGATTCATTGAAAAAATTGGATTTTGATTATTTAGAAGCGGTAATGTATTGCGCTGTCGGTGACGCAGACAACGCACTCCGCATCATGAAAGAAGCAGTGGATTATGCTAAGGACAACAAAATTTTTTACAGAATCAATGATTTATATAGAGTGATGAGTTTCCAGGCAGTTTTAAATAATGATCAAGACAGCCGAAATTATTACGTGAAGAAACTCCGCTTATTTGCCGAGTTTGCAGAAGACGAAGAAATATACCATACACTCGATTTACTTGAAGCTCATTATCGAAATTCTTTTACACATGAGTACCAAAAAGCTTACGATATTGTTGAAGAGTTCTTAGAAAAGAAGTGTAATATGGATATCTCCCAATTCTCTCTTGAAAAAGGCAAAGCCTTATATGGATTGGGCAAACTAGACGAAGCACTCCATTGGCTCCAGGACCATAAAATTTCAGAATATCTTCACCATCCGTACGATTTATCGATGAACTACGAAAAAGATGCGTACATGGCATTAATTTATGAAAAACAAGGGAATCACAACCTTGCCGTGAAACATGCGGAAATCGCGAAAGAGAACATCGAACCGATGCCGGATTTGCCGTATAAAAAATTCATCTTGGATGTCCACAAGAAAATTACACAGTAA
- a CDS encoding MFS transporter has protein sequence MSEAAKVRKATFHLYTFTISKLISTFGSSVYTFGISLYVLSITGSAASFAINLICSTLPRSLIAPFAGYAADSYSKKKLVILSQVASVLSVTGLLVYSLAFGLSLTAIYITTALVSASSMFTGVTFTSSIANLIDPDRIQKAMGFNQSAMSIATIGGPVIGGMLFGFVSMNIFLVVQIAAYIVALLLESTMDFKLFTNGTAKGEDVKQSLVKSLKEGAVYLKSNRVIMVIVTTAIGLNFFFSALMIGLPFIAVQQLKVESAHFGMIEAMIAVGMLLASIYFAMRKEVKFPLLFSKRAILVMSVLLGAIAIPLLLDLPYGMNVGYLLVLMFGFGVSNIFVNTPIGVMMQKDVEEEYRGRVFGILDSMCMAAMPLGYLLFGLLYDSIPAQYIVWGSSLCLVFLTLYMMRPSVMKEAYPELGQPVPNAPKFS, from the coding sequence ATGAGTGAAGCAGCAAAGGTAAGAAAAGCAACTTTCCATCTGTACACGTTCACCATCAGCAAGCTTATTTCCACGTTCGGCAGCAGTGTTTATACGTTTGGCATCAGTTTGTATGTATTGTCAATCACCGGTTCAGCAGCAAGTTTTGCCATCAATTTGATTTGCAGCACCTTGCCGCGCAGCCTGATTGCGCCATTTGCCGGATACGCCGCGGACAGCTACTCGAAGAAAAAGCTCGTCATCTTGTCGCAAGTGGCCAGCGTATTGTCGGTCACCGGGTTATTGGTTTACAGTTTGGCGTTTGGCTTATCACTAACGGCCATATATATTACTACTGCCCTTGTTTCAGCTAGTTCAATGTTTACAGGAGTAACCTTCACTTCTTCGATTGCAAACTTGATTGATCCAGACCGGATTCAAAAAGCGATGGGCTTTAACCAGTCGGCGATGTCTATTGCGACCATCGGAGGACCGGTTATCGGCGGCATGTTGTTCGGTTTTGTTTCAATGAATATCTTTTTGGTGGTCCAGATTGCGGCTTATATTGTAGCGCTCCTGCTGGAGTCTACCATGGATTTCAAGTTGTTTACGAATGGAACTGCTAAAGGAGAAGATGTAAAGCAATCGCTGGTGAAAAGCTTAAAAGAAGGCGCGGTGTATTTGAAATCTAATCGCGTCATCATGGTTATCGTAACAACAGCCATCGGTCTCAATTTCTTTTTCTCTGCCTTGATGATCGGTTTGCCGTTCATTGCGGTGCAGCAGTTGAAAGTTGAGTCGGCCCATTTTGGGATGATTGAAGCGATGATTGCAGTCGGTATGTTGCTTGCCTCGATTTATTTCGCTATGCGGAAAGAAGTGAAATTCCCTTTGCTGTTTTCCAAAAGGGCAATCCTTGTTATGTCGGTTCTTTTAGGAGCCATTGCAATTCCGCTGCTGTTGGATTTGCCGTACGGCATGAACGTCGGTTATTTGCTTGTACTGATGTTCGGTTTCGGGGTTTCCAATATCTTTGTCAATACGCCAATCGGAGTGATGATGCAAAAGGACGTCGAAGAAGAATACCGGGGCCGCGTGTTTGGCATTCTCGATTCGATGTGCATGGCGGCGATGCCTCTCGGCTATCTGCTGTTCGGCTTATTGTATGATTCGATACCCGCTCAATATATCGTCTGGGGCAGCAGCTTATGCCTTGTTTTCTTGACTCTTTACATGATGCGCCCATCGGTGATGAAAGAAGCCTATCCGGAATTGGGGCAGCCGGTTCCGAATGCACCAAAATTTTCTTAA
- a CDS encoding SDR family oxidoreductase: MEKDKPEHIPAQEQDTQPGHEKEMTPRPDFTKNLAGKAQRLPGKTALITGGDSGIGRAVAVAFAKEGADVAISYLDEHEDAEETKKFVEQEGRRCLLVAGDIGDEAFCQELVQKVIDEFGKLEILVNNAAEQHPQQSLKDISADQLEKTFRTNIFSMFYLTKAALDHLKPGASIVNSTSITAFQGMPTLIDYSSTKGAIVAFTRALSGSLAKEGIRVNAVAPGPIWTPLIPATFEEGGVEDFGSETPLGRAGQPDELAPGYVYLASDDSSYVTGQILHINGGTPI; the protein is encoded by the coding sequence ATGGAAAAAGATAAACCGGAACACATTCCCGCTCAAGAACAAGACACACAACCTGGCCATGAAAAGGAAATGACGCCACGGCCGGATTTCACAAAAAATCTCGCAGGTAAAGCTCAGCGCCTGCCTGGGAAAACAGCATTGATAACAGGGGGAGACAGCGGCATCGGACGTGCCGTTGCGGTAGCTTTTGCCAAAGAAGGGGCTGATGTTGCCATCAGTTACTTGGATGAACATGAAGATGCGGAAGAAACGAAGAAGTTTGTAGAGCAAGAAGGGCGCCGCTGTTTGCTTGTTGCAGGCGATATTGGCGACGAAGCCTTCTGTCAGGAACTGGTACAAAAAGTGATTGATGAATTCGGTAAACTTGAAATCTTGGTAAATAACGCTGCGGAACAGCATCCGCAACAATCGTTGAAAGATATTTCAGCAGATCAGTTGGAGAAGACATTCCGCACGAATATCTTCAGCATGTTCTACTTGACGAAAGCGGCGCTTGACCACTTGAAACCAGGTGCTTCAATCGTCAATTCCACTTCTATTACGGCATTCCAAGGGATGCCGACGCTGATCGACTACTCGTCGACAAAAGGGGCGATCGTTGCATTTACGCGTGCACTTTCGGGATCTCTTGCCAAAGAAGGCATTCGAGTGAATGCGGTCGCACCAGGCCCAATCTGGACACCGCTCATCCCGGCGACATTTGAAGAGGGAGGCGTAGAGGACTTTGGTTCAGAAACACCGCTTGGCCGTGCCGGGCAACCGGATGAACTCGCGCCGGGCTACGTTTATCTCGCATCCGACGACTCTTCTTACGTAACGGGACAAATTCTGCACATCAACGGCGGAACGCCGATTTAA
- a CDS encoding MFS transporter produces MKKTILLLMSVQFFVYLGFGIIIPVLPEVVVQQGYADIHVGGLITIYALASFFTAPLWGALSDRTGRKKLILIGLAGFSLSFFLSSLFLDHLILLYAARIVGGFFSGALYTAVTGFVADITTDDERNKYMGLLGMSIGLGFIFGPAIGGLLGSIALSLPFTVSAVLVLLLMAYASIFLKEPERRGSASKRAIVPRGGRTLWQYRIRYLFMFSFMVTFLLAGLESTFQLFQIDQIEITPLELGYLFIASGLVDAAIQGGVVRRIKDGQETKWIIGAQVVTAAGLFLLPFTENLFFAGVALSIFTAGNALARTALVSLTSKESGGKYGTAAGMTYSMDNMGRIIGPLFFTWLLTMQSGSVYFLSGALAIAAIGLIALYQSSPKTLRNSEKASASL; encoded by the coding sequence ATGAAGAAAACCATTTTACTATTGATGTCCGTCCAGTTTTTTGTTTATTTGGGCTTTGGCATTATTATACCGGTGTTGCCGGAAGTTGTTGTCCAGCAAGGATATGCAGATATCCACGTTGGCGGCTTGATTACAATTTATGCACTTGCTTCTTTTTTTACCGCCCCATTGTGGGGAGCTTTATCTGACCGGACTGGCCGCAAGAAATTGATTTTGATCGGCTTAGCTGGATTTAGCTTGAGCTTCTTTCTATCTTCCTTATTCCTCGACCATTTGATATTGCTTTATGCGGCGCGGATTGTCGGCGGCTTCTTTTCGGGGGCGCTATATACGGCGGTTACCGGTTTTGTAGCGGACATTACAACCGATGATGAACGCAACAAATATATGGGGCTTCTTGGCATGTCGATCGGCCTCGGGTTTATCTTTGGGCCGGCGATTGGCGGTTTGCTTGGCAGCATTGCGTTGTCATTGCCGTTTACCGTATCTGCCGTCCTTGTTTTGTTGCTGATGGCGTATGCCTCAATTTTCCTGAAAGAGCCGGAACGGCGCGGATCTGCTTCCAAGCGGGCCATTGTTCCACGAGGCGGCCGCACCCTTTGGCAATACCGCATCCGTTATTTGTTCATGTTTTCGTTTATGGTGACGTTTTTGCTGGCCGGTTTAGAATCGACGTTCCAGCTGTTTCAAATCGATCAAATTGAAATCACCCCGCTGGAGCTCGGTTATCTCTTTATCGCCAGCGGCTTGGTCGATGCCGCCATCCAAGGCGGCGTGGTCCGCCGAATAAAAGACGGACAGGAAACGAAATGGATCATCGGTGCTCAAGTCGTCACAGCAGCGGGACTGTTTCTTCTACCGTTTACTGAAAACCTCTTTTTTGCCGGCGTTGCCTTAAGCATCTTTACTGCCGGAAATGCGCTTGCACGTACAGCTTTGGTGTCGCTGACTTCCAAAGAGTCTGGCGGAAAATATGGAACTGCCGCCGGAATGACTTATTCCATGGACAATATGGGCCGCATCATCGGGCCTTTGTTTTTCACATGGCTCCTTACCATGCAGTCGGGTTCGGTTTACTTTTTATCCGGCGCGTTAGCTATCGCTGCTATAGGATTGATTGCGCTTTATCAAAGTTCTCCTAAAACATTGCGCAACAGTGAAAAAGCAAGTGCCTCGTTATAA
- a CDS encoding SRPBCC family protein: protein MNTDQQKTVPDIKKTVIIEATPEKVWETVATAEGIASWFMPNDFRAEVGHEFHLQSPFGPSPCKVIELDAPHRLSFTWDTEGWVVSFQLNELDGKTEFTLTHSGWKEPDTILPKANDKSSIIRDRMNQGWTGIVERLQQKVAEA from the coding sequence ATGAATACCGATCAACAAAAAACAGTGCCGGATATAAAGAAAACCGTAATTATCGAAGCAACTCCAGAAAAAGTATGGGAAACAGTAGCGACCGCAGAAGGAATCGCTTCCTGGTTTATGCCAAATGACTTCCGGGCAGAGGTGGGGCATGAATTTCACCTGCAATCTCCTTTCGGACCTTCTCCGTGCAAAGTAATAGAATTAGACGCGCCACATCGCCTTTCTTTTACATGGGATACAGAAGGTTGGGTCGTTTCATTCCAGCTGAATGAGCTAGATGGCAAGACAGAATTCACTTTAACCCATAGCGGTTGGAAAGAGCCGGATACCATTCTTCCAAAAGCAAATGATAAAAGTTCAATTATCCGCGACCGGATGAATCAAGGCTGGACAGGGATTGTGGAAAGACTGCAACAAAAAGTAGCTGAGGCATAA
- a CDS encoding ArsR/SmtB family transcription factor, with the protein MTSVSRKHDVFQAIADPTRRQVLQMLAEKDLPISKITAQFPVSRTAIVKHLQILTEAQLINGQKVGREKIYRLQTESFNELKQWLSYFDQFWDNKLSMLKYSVENNDENKEGNLKEAD; encoded by the coding sequence ATGACTTCAGTATCTAGAAAACATGATGTTTTTCAAGCGATCGCCGATCCGACACGCAGGCAAGTGCTTCAAATGCTTGCCGAAAAGGACTTGCCCATTTCCAAAATAACCGCCCAGTTTCCGGTCAGCCGGACAGCTATCGTCAAACATCTCCAAATCTTAACTGAAGCCCAATTGATTAACGGCCAAAAAGTAGGCCGGGAAAAAATCTACAGGCTTCAAACAGAATCGTTTAATGAATTAAAACAGTGGCTTTCGTATTTTGACCAATTCTGGGACAACAAATTATCGATGCTCAAGTATTCAGTTGAAAACAACGATGAAAATAAAGAAGGCAATTTAAAAGAGGCGGACTAA
- a CDS encoding Lmo0850 family protein, with product MAKDVEIRKIVSNLSKLGIQAKITKSRVELLRALALPQSPQTQSQT from the coding sequence ATGGCGAAAGACGTAGAAATTCGCAAAATCGTTTCAAACTTATCGAAACTGGGAATCCAAGCAAAAATCACAAAATCACGTGTTGAACTTTTAAGAGCGCTTGCTTTGCCGCAATCTCCACAAACGCAATCACAAACATAA
- a CDS encoding FtsW/RodA/SpoVE family cell cycle protein, translating to MQTNKSFADRIDWSLAFILFLFFVVSLIAISSAQTAGQYGTNFVPRQAVFYIVSIGMIGVLMYFDPDQYKKAAYYLYGFGILLLILLMIAPEGQGQIGQPVNGAKAWFHTPVFNLQPAEFMKTFYILALAKMTSRHHEKNPIKTLKTDFLLLGKIGVLLLIPLAFIIQQPDLGTALVFIAITLALIVVSGITWKIILPSFGGVAAIGALLLWMTLNMQEFLTDKLGLQPYAFARIYTWLDPYSYADNEAYNLIAAMNAIGSGEVFGKGYQGRQVYVPENHTDFIFTVISEDFGFVGSSTVIILFFMLIYHLTKITLQLKDPFSTYVCAGIIAMITFHVFQNIGMTIQLLPITGIPLPFISYGGSSLIGNMLALGIVFSMKFHHKDYMFGNHKEGE from the coding sequence ATGCAAACAAACAAAAGCTTCGCTGACCGCATCGATTGGTCGCTCGCTTTCATATTATTTTTATTTTTCGTCGTTAGTTTAATCGCCATTTCTTCTGCACAGACTGCCGGCCAATACGGAACCAATTTCGTACCAAGGCAAGCTGTATTTTATATCGTATCCATCGGCATGATCGGTGTTCTGATGTATTTCGATCCTGACCAGTACAAGAAAGCTGCTTATTATTTATATGGCTTCGGCATTCTTTTGCTGATTTTGTTAATGATTGCGCCAGAAGGGCAAGGCCAGATCGGGCAGCCAGTCAACGGAGCAAAAGCCTGGTTCCACACACCGGTTTTCAACCTGCAGCCGGCGGAATTTATGAAAACCTTTTATATTTTGGCTTTAGCGAAAATGACTTCTCGGCACCATGAGAAAAATCCTATCAAGACCTTGAAAACGGATTTTCTGCTATTAGGGAAAATTGGCGTCCTGCTGCTTATCCCGCTCGCTTTTATCATCCAGCAGCCTGACTTGGGAACCGCCTTGGTGTTTATTGCCATTACACTTGCGTTGATCGTTGTATCCGGAATTACCTGGAAAATCATTCTTCCCAGTTTTGGAGGCGTCGCTGCCATTGGAGCGCTTCTCCTTTGGATGACGCTCAACATGCAGGAGTTTTTAACCGACAAACTCGGGCTCCAACCTTATGCATTTGCCCGGATCTACACGTGGCTTGACCCTTATTCTTACGCGGATAATGAAGCCTATAACTTGATTGCGGCGATGAATGCAATCGGTTCAGGAGAAGTGTTCGGCAAAGGGTATCAAGGGCGCCAAGTATATGTGCCGGAAAACCATACGGATTTTATTTTTACCGTTATCTCGGAAGATTTCGGATTTGTCGGATCCAGCACCGTCATCATTTTATTCTTTATGCTCATCTATCATTTGACTAAAATTACACTGCAATTGAAAGATCCCTTCAGTACATATGTATGTGCCGGCATAATTGCCATGATTACATTTCACGTGTTCCAGAATATCGGCATGACTATCCAGCTTTTGCCGATTACAGGGATTCCGCTTCCTTTTATCAGTTACGGGGGAAGTTCACTAATCGGGAACATGCTCGCTCTCGGGATTGTCTTCAGCATGAAGTTTCATCATAAGGATTATATGTTCGGCAACCATAAAGAAGGTGAATAA
- a CDS encoding D-alanine--D-alanine ligase produces MKKQIGLLYGGKSAEHEVSLSTAHAMTQALNFDKYEVYPIYITQEGEWVKGGLLEGPAQSIEQLQLAEDSSNPNSISGFLPAEQEKGLDVIIPLLHGPNGEDGTVQGLLEVLNLPYVGNGVLASAAGMDKVIMKQLFEQAGLKQTPYVYFIRNEWQTNQDHWINKVDTELNWPVFVKPANLGSSVGISKAENKEQLVTAVQEALKFDRKIVIEQGVVAREIEIGVLGNDTPECSVAGEIKPLKAFYDYQAKYKDGNTAMIIPAELDDAVYEELVESAKKAFKILDCSGLVRADFFVTAENEILINEVNTLPGFTPFSMFPLLWENTGLPYPDLIERLIDLAVERYEEKQQLQVKID; encoded by the coding sequence ATGAAAAAACAAATCGGCTTATTATATGGAGGCAAGTCGGCAGAACACGAAGTTTCACTGTCAACTGCCCACGCCATGACTCAAGCGTTAAATTTTGATAAATATGAAGTATACCCAATCTACATAACGCAAGAAGGAGAATGGGTCAAAGGCGGCTTGCTGGAAGGGCCGGCCCAATCGATTGAACAGCTCCAGCTTGCAGAAGACAGCTCCAATCCAAACAGCATCTCGGGTTTTCTTCCGGCAGAGCAGGAAAAAGGGCTTGATGTCATCATTCCGCTTTTGCACGGACCAAACGGGGAAGACGGCACCGTTCAAGGCTTGCTTGAAGTCCTGAATTTGCCGTATGTAGGCAACGGTGTTCTAGCATCGGCAGCCGGCATGGATAAAGTAATCATGAAGCAATTGTTTGAACAGGCAGGTTTGAAGCAAACGCCTTACGTGTATTTCATAAGAAACGAATGGCAAACCAACCAAGACCACTGGATCAACAAAGTGGACACCGAACTGAACTGGCCGGTTTTCGTAAAACCTGCGAATCTTGGTTCGAGTGTCGGCATCAGCAAAGCCGAAAACAAAGAACAACTGGTAACAGCGGTTCAAGAAGCGTTGAAATTTGACCGTAAAATTGTCATTGAGCAAGGCGTCGTAGCGCGCGAAATCGAAATTGGCGTTCTTGGAAATGACACGCCGGAATGTTCCGTTGCCGGAGAAATCAAGCCATTAAAAGCGTTTTATGACTATCAAGCGAAATACAAAGACGGCAATACGGCGATGATCATTCCTGCAGAACTTGATGACGCAGTTTACGAAGAGCTGGTGGAATCAGCAAAAAAAGCGTTTAAAATCTTGGATTGTTCAGGTCTTGTCCGTGCGGATTTCTTTGTAACGGCAGAAAATGAGATTTTGATCAACGAAGTCAATACGCTGCCAGGCTTTACTCCATTCAGCATGTTCCCGCTGTTATGGGAAAATACAGGATTGCCTTATCCGGATTTAATCGAACGGTTAATTGACTTGGCCGTTGAACGCTATGAAGAAAAGCAGCAGTTGCAAGTTAAAATAGATTGA